The sequence below is a genomic window from Desulfobacterales bacterium.
TTTCCGTGGCCATTTTGAGAATATTCAGTTTTTCTTCCGGCGACGGCAGGTCTGACTGGCGAATGGCCCGCATGTGTTTTTTCATCCAGGGTACATAGGCGAAATTAAACAACGCGATGCGATCCGGCGAAATGTCGATCACGCCGTCGATCGTTTTTTCAAGGCTGAAGACGGATTGAAAGGGAAGCCCGTACATCAGATCCAGGTTGAAACTGTGAAAGCCCAGCTCGCGAACCCACGCAATTGCCCTGCGCGTGATGTTCTCGGGCTGAATCCGATTGACCGCCTTTTGCACCTTTTCGTTAAAGTCCTGCACGCCCATGCTGATTCGGTTGAAACCGGCGGCTCGCAGCGCCGCCAGATGGTTCCGGGTCAGCTCCCGGGGATCAATTTCGCAGCTCGCCTCCACCGCGTCCTGAAAATTGAAGCGGGTGTGAATATAGGCGCTCAGATTCGAAATTTCATCCGGGGTCAGATGCGTGGGGGTTCCGCCGCCCCAGTGAAGCTGGGACACCTTTCGGTCCGGCGACAGGTGAGGCCGTATCAGATCGATTTCTTTTTTTAAGTAGTTTACATAATGACCAATGCGTTCCCTATTGCGAGTGACGATCATGTTGCAGCCGCAAAAATAACAGAGCGTATCGCAAAACGGTAAATGAAAATATAAAGACAGGTCCGGCGGGTTTGCCGCGCGATTGGTGTCGGCAATTTCCTTTAGAAAATCCTGATGGGTGAACGTATCGGAAAATTGCGGCGCCGTGGGATAACTCGTATAGCGTGGCCCCGGTTTATCATATTTTTTGATTAAAGTCAGATCCATATCAGTTAAGATGATTCCCCTTTGTCCTTGATTCCGGCGTATCGCCGTGCGGCTTTCCGTTGTCGTCGTTATGCGGATACCGTGGCCGCTGCTAGTGATACATCGCGCTTTCCGTTTGAACGAAGGTTACCAGGGATTTTAAATTCTCGGGTGGAATATCCGGCAGAATCCCATGCCCCAGATTAAATACATGCCCCGTGCCGTGGCCATAAGCGTCCAAAACCCGTTTTGCCTGTGCCTCGATGGTTGCCGGGTCGGCGTAAAGCACGGTCGGATCAAGGTTTCCCTGAAGCGCGACCCTGTGCCCAATCTGCGCCCGGACCATGCCGATGTCGGCGACCCAGTCCAGGCCGATGACATCGGCGCCACTGTCGGCCAGCAAGTTGAAATCGGAGTGAACGCCCTTGGCGAATAAAATGACGGGTTCATCGGTCCGGCGAATCTGAGCGATTATTTTTTCCATATATTGCAGGGAAAAGGTTTTGAAATCGTCGTAGGCCAGAAGCCCCCCCCAGGTGTCGAAAATCTGAACCGCGTTGGCGCCGGCTTCAATCTTTGCAGATAAAAAGAGGGCCGCCGCATTCGCAATTTTATCCAAAAGCGCATGGGCAAGTTTGGGGTCATTATAGATCAAGCTTTTAACTTTTGAGAAATTTTTCGAGCCCTGTCCTTCCACCATATACGCCATCAACGTCCAGGGTGACCCGCAGAAACCGATGAGCGGTACTCGCCCGGCCAATTCCCGCTTTGTCAATGCCACGGCATCTAGAACATATTTTAGCTCAACCGTCGGATCAATGTCTTTCAACATTTTTGCGTCCGCCCGGGTTCGAATGGGATGAGGAAACACCGGGCCCCTTCCCTCATACATTTCAAGTTCCATTCCCATGGCTTGGGGTATCACGAGAATGTCCGAAAAAATAATGGCGGCATCCACCCCGATTAAATCCACCGGTTGAAGCGTGACCTGCGCGGCCAGCTCCGGCGTTTGACACATGGTGAAAAAATCCGCTGTTTCCCGCACCGCTCTGTATTCCGGCAAATAGCGACCGGCTTGACGCATTACCCATATGGGCGTTCTTTCAACCGGTAACCGTTTACACGCGCGCAAAAAGAGATCGTTTTTTAGATGAGTCACTCACTTTTCTCCTTGATTTCCTTTTTTCCCTGAGCTGTAATTCAAATCGCAGCACCTTATTAATGCTGATATATGAAGATACGCGCTTTTACAACACCAACTAACCCCATTGCTGCGTAACGGAAGGGGGAAAATGTTGAACCAACTGATTTAAAAATTCTTTTATATTCTGAAACCATCATGTAACGGTTTCGAAAATGACCATGAACATCGGCGCCAACCATAAATTGACGGTGATTCTAAAAAAAATAAAGGGGATTGCGTGACACTTCAAGAGAAAATCAAACAGGACCTGGCCGGAGCGATCAAAGCAAGGGATGAAGAAAGAAAATCAGCCATTCGGGTGATTCTCGGGGAGTTCAGCCGGGGTGGTAAAAAAGGGTTGCCCGACGATGAAGTCATCGCTATTCTAAAAAAATTGATTAAGTCCGAACGGGAAGTGTTGCAGCAAAAGGGGGCGCTGCCGGATTCCCCTTTTATCGGCGTTGTTGAGGGCTATCTGCCGCAAATGGCCGCAACCGAAGAGATCGCAGCCTGGATTCGGTCCAACATCGATTTTTCCCAATTTCAAAATAAAATGCAGGCCATGAAGCCGGTGATGGCGCATTTTGGCTCACGGGCGGACGGCAATGCGGTCAAAGACATTTTGAAAGAAATGTAAGCCTGCCGGTTAATTTGAAAGCGCATATTTCCCGTGGGTCATGCACAGTTTGATGTATTTTCTTTCAGCGTCCCGATAATCTTCCTCGGAATAATGATTTATGTTTTCAGGGATTCGAAAAGATTTCCGGTAATGGAGCATCAGGGCTTTGATGCCCTGTTCACATGGCGCGAATTTTTCCATATTATTACCTCATTTTGCCCGCGAGACCCTTTTCGAGCAACCGAAAAATTAAACGCATGGTTTTCTTTCCCGTGTCGATAAGGTATGGTTAAGCAAGAGGCGTGCCCATTTTTTAAGAAACTTAATGGCATAAAAAAAACAATGGGTTATTTAAAATACTGCGACATAT
It includes:
- the hemN gene encoding oxygen-independent coproporphyrinogen III oxidase codes for the protein MDLTLIKKYDKPGPRYTSYPTAPQFSDTFTHQDFLKEIADTNRAANPPDLSLYFHLPFCDTLCYFCGCNMIVTRNRERIGHYVNYLKKEIDLIRPHLSPDRKVSQLHWGGGTPTHLTPDEISNLSAYIHTRFNFQDAVEASCEIDPRELTRNHLAALRAAGFNRISMGVQDFNEKVQKAVNRIQPENITRRAIAWVRELGFHSFNLDLMYGLPFQSVFSLEKTIDGVIDISPDRIALFNFAYVPWMKKHMRAIRQSDLPSPEEKLNILKMATEKLIAAGYVFIGMDHFAKPDDELAVALREKRLYRNFQGYSTHAGTDLYAMGITSISQFGRIYAQNVKTEAEYFAALDKGVPPTAKGIVLSDDDVLRRWVITRLMCDFELDFGAVEEKFGIHFETYFRWGLNNLREMTADHLLRIDNRKIIVLEMGRLLIRNIAMNFDGFIERQQDSAKYSRTV
- a CDS encoding GatB/YqeY domain-containing protein, with the protein product MTLQEKIKQDLAGAIKARDEERKSAIRVILGEFSRGGKKGLPDDEVIAILKKLIKSEREVLQQKGALPDSPFIGVVEGYLPQMAATEEIAAWIRSNIDFSQFQNKMQAMKPVMAHFGSRADGNAVKDILKEM
- the hemE gene encoding uroporphyrinogen decarboxylase, which gives rise to MTHLKNDLFLRACKRLPVERTPIWVMRQAGRYLPEYRAVRETADFFTMCQTPELAAQVTLQPVDLIGVDAAIIFSDILVIPQAMGMELEMYEGRGPVFPHPIRTRADAKMLKDIDPTVELKYVLDAVALTKRELAGRVPLIGFCGSPWTLMAYMVEGQGSKNFSKVKSLIYNDPKLAHALLDKIANAAALFLSAKIEAGANAVQIFDTWGGLLAYDDFKTFSLQYMEKIIAQIRRTDEPVILFAKGVHSDFNLLADSGADVIGLDWVADIGMVRAQIGHRVALQGNLDPTVLYADPATIEAQAKRVLDAYGHGTGHVFNLGHGILPDIPPENLKSLVTFVQTESAMYH